The DNA segment GTAGATGCGCCGATCCCCATCAGTTGAACTTCATCCATGACCCACAGGACATCGTTATTGAGTTGGGCGTATTGAATAGGCCAGCGATAGCGGCTCATGGCATAGCCCCGATTGAGTGCCCGACTCACCAATTGGTCTTGGGTGCCAATAATAATGGCTGGTTTCTCGGGTTCCAAATCCCAGTTTTTAGCGACTGCGCCGCCCATCAGCAACTCTAAATTGACCTCGTTGCCGAGGTTGAGGCGTTCCAGCCATACCTTTGCTTCCTCATACGCTTGTTCAACCAACGTGCGGGTCGGCAAACAGTAGATCAAACGCAGGGGAGTTTTACAGCGAATATCTGGGGACGCATAGAACCGCCGCCAGAGCCAGCCGAGCACCACGGT comes from the Synechococcus sp. C9 genome and includes:
- a CDS encoding DEAD/DEAH box helicase; translated protein: MTMFYADFRSFFQTATGHEPFAHQKQFAEMPALPILIAVLTGLGKFATVVLGWLWRRFYASPDIRCKTPLRLIYCLPTRTLVEQAYEEAKVWLERLNLGNEVNLELLMGGAVAKNWDLEPEKPAIIIGTQDQLVSRALNRGYAMSRYRWPIQYAQLNNDVLWVMDEVQLMGIGAST